From Argopecten irradians isolate NY chromosome 3, Ai_NY, whole genome shotgun sequence:
cacattagcaaaataaaatcataaaaacatttatgatgacttatgcttaaacaattgacaaaatagaaacttgcttaaaaactttaacatggaaatatgacaaattaacagactcaaaaaacccctaaagggcaccaaattggttgtattatcacgttcagcatccatacacattaggaaaataaaatcataaacatttatgatgacttaagcttaaacaatagacaaaatagaaacttgctcaaaaactttaacatggaaatatgacaaattaacagactcaaaaaaaacctaaagggccccaaattggttgtaatttcacgttcagcatccatacgcattaggaaaataaaatcattaacatttatgatgactaagcttaaacaattgacgaaacagaaacttgctcaaaaactttaacgtgaaatgggacgccaacgctgacgccgacgccggggtgacaacattagctccccctattcttcgaataggcgagctaaaaattagtcagcggtgaagcatctttaaaggatttacctctattaggCCTGACCCTCTTGCCTCAGAGGtcaaggggtcagagccaagatttatacaaactctgttccccttaccccaaatgtgtttctggccaaattagGTTAGAATTCATTCTTAACTATATGACTAGAAGTGAGTTAAGCAAATTGTTGACAGACGACAGACAGACACTGGATGCCTGACGCTGCGTCATGACATCAGCTAAAAACTAACGTTGAGAAAATAAAATCTGACTAATGTAGAAATAAACATCCATCATAAAATATTTCTCTTGTTCAGTGTAAATACAAACAATGCAGCAGTCAGAAGAGGAAGGCTAGGCACGACGATACTATACTAAACACTGGCGAGTACAGATAACACCAGAATACATAGCCCGAGGTTGCATAGAACAAATGGAAAAACAGCAGACTTATTAGATCTAGGTCCACACTTTGTCTCTTCATGCGAGGCTGCTGTCTCTGTTCTTTGTCCGAGTCCTCCAAATTAACATTATTTGTGTAAAATTGCTCTAAAAACTTGTCCTTTTCGTGGTAACGATCATatagccagtgtgtaaagagtTCTGTGTTGTGGGTTGGTACCTGGTTTATAGGATACACACGGTAGTGTACGGAGATGTCCCGCGGTGCCCAATACCCTATACATATCCCATGAAGGTCAAGTGGCTCGGCCTGAGGGTAGCCTATAGTCATATCTACTATCCAGTCAATTCTAGTCAATTTAGACGAAGGATCTTCTTTTGATTGTTGCTTTTCAACtgaaacaaaacagaaatatttCAGGTGTTAATTAATCCAAATTCTAGTTACTGAATGAACTAGAGTTCATTTGATAGTGTCCTTCTAACTATGGTCATGCCATATTTCAGAAATAGTGGGGAGCTAGAGTTCTAGAGAAAAACATTAACAAATGCCTATAGGCTAAAACATGCAAGACAGTGCGGTCCCTAGCCTGCTGGACAAGACAGTGCGGTCCCTAGCCTGCTGGACAAGACAGTGCCGTCCCTAGCCTGCTGGACAAGACAGTGCTGTCCCTAGCCTGCTGGACAAGACAGTGCCGTCCCTAGCCTGCTGGACAAGATAGTGTCGTCCCTAGCCTGCTGGACAAGATAGTGTTGTCCCTAGCCTGCTGAACAAGATAGTGTCGTCCCTAGCCTGCTGGACAAGACAGTGCCGTCCCTAGCCTGCTGGACAAGACAGTGCCGTCCCTAGCCTGCTGGACAAGACAGTGCCGTCCCTAGCCTGCTGGACAAGAACGTGCCGTCCCTAACTTACTGGACAAGACAGTGTCGTTCCTATAACTTACTGGACAAGATAGTGTCGTCCCTAACTTATTGGACAAGATAGTGTCGTCCCTAGCCTGCTAGACAAGACAGTGTCATCCCTAACTTACTGGACAAGACAGTGTCGTCCCTAACTTACTGGACAAGACAGTGTCGTTCCTAAAACTTACTGGACAATATAGTGTCGTCCCCATAACTTACTGGACAAGATAGTGTCGTTCCTAACTTACTGGACAAGATAGTGTCGTTCCTATAACTTACTGGACAAGATAGTGATGTCCCTAACTTACTGGACAAGACAGTGTCGTCCCTAACTTACTGGACAAGATAGTGTCGTTCATAACTTACTGGACAAGATAGTGTCGTTCCTAACTTACTGGACAAGATAGTGTCGTTCCTAACTTACTGGACAAGACAAGATAGTGTCGTCCCTAACTTACTGGACGAGACAGTGTCTTCCCTAACATATTGGACAATATAGTGTCGTCCCTAATTTACTTGACAAGATAGTGTCGTTCCATACTTACTGGACAATACAGTGTCGTTCCTAACTTACTGGACAATATAGTGTCGTTCCTAACTTACTGGACAATATAGTGTCGTTCCTAACTTACTGGACAAGATAGTGTCGTTCCTAACTTACTGGACAAGATAGTGTCGTCCCTAACTTACTGGACAAGACAGTGTCATTCCTAACTTACCAGAATATGCAGTGTTATACCTAACTTACCGACTGACGGGTGATTGTTTTCGCACAATGTGTTGATGACAACTTGTATGGCTCCGAGTCGTGGCAGTGTCACATGttgtaacacagggtagtcaTGCTTTTTTGCAAAGCTttgaaaagaaatcaaattgttattgatataaatgatattttatttcatatttcaccTAAAGTATGGATATTCTGTATGACTCATCATACTTTGATCTTGCTTTTTTAATCTGGGTTCTCATAAGGTTATATAATTAGCTTAACATGTGAGAaatgactatgtatggtttgggcccttaTTGGCCACCAAATCTGTCAATTTTTCACTACCATATTTTCCTGTAGTATGAGTTGtgacttttttccctgaaatTTGGGAGTACGACCTATACACCAGTGCGAATTAAACATGATTGAAAACCAAAATCAGACAATGTTTTTGCATTATCACGTTGTGATTCATGTGTGAAAATCAGAAGTTTTATTCGTCGGTGTATTAAGAttatatatggaaaaaaatgtcagagtaaaactgtttaaaagATATAATATGCATTGATAGTAGaacaaagatgaaaataattacttacatTCAAAGATGCATGTtcaattgtaaaattgtttaattaatgGAAACTCTGCCTACTGAACCATGGTGATTTACAACCACAAACCAATGGCGGACTGATTTCTGTTGGATTGTTATCGAGAGTATTCAGAGGTTACTGGATATGTGGTAAGTAACTCATctattgtatttgatatatttattatatctcTGATGCATCTATGATGGTAGGTCTCGATCATTAGAGTTCTCGTTGCCATGGTAATCATATGAAATAAGCATGGTAAGCAAGTAAGTTAGTTTGGAAATATTGCCATTTTTTACCAATATCTTTTGGTTTTCTGCAAGAAACAGTATTCACAATTCAACATTTCATGTGAATATGCAGGCACATATCGTAGGATGCatctttaggagaaatataaagtttattcAAGGATGTGCTCTATGATTTCCAGAAGAAAACCATGGCCAAAACATATgattaacaaggacatagtcattcagatcccccgccaatggagatatcaaagctgaagtaagtttcattgtggagacttatgtgtatgaaaaaaaaaacagggaAAAgaaagttgagctaaagaaagatggagtataattcaagtagagcagggctgcaattgttgaatcaggtatacagccttgacatttatattagactatatacccaaagatgggtggagttttgcaaagtaacatttaccatttaccatgatattttcagcaatgtttccatggtaacggaaaaagtgcaaaaaatgaaaacctaaaaatagcaaaaggtactactaaaccataaaaagaatgtgtctatgaagtttcgtggaaatatctctgctggttttagagttatgctccggaaatgaacctgctacaaaaatatgatattttcagcaatgtttccatggttacggaaaaagtgcaaaaaatgaaaacctaaaaatagcaaaaggcactacgagaccataagaacaatgtgtctaagaagtttcatgaaaatatctctgctggttttagagttgtgctccggaaacgattcttacacaaaaatctgccattttcagcaatgtttccatggttacagaaaaaaagtacaaaaagtgaaaaccttaaaatagcaaaaggcactactagaccataagatcaatgtgtctatgaagtttcgtggaaatatctcttttagttttagagttatgctccggaaacgaacctggtacaaaaatatgatattttcagcaatgtttccatggttacggaaaaaatgcaaaaaatgcaaacctaaaaatagcaaaaggcactactagaccataagaccaatgtgtgtatgaagtttcgtggaaatatctctactggttttagagttatgctccggaaaccattcggacggacggacggacggacggacggacggaacccatttgtatatcccccgccaacttcgttgggcgggggataaataTACCAATTTGCTGAATTTGTGTGAATTTCCTATCAAGGCAACTACATCTGCAATGATACACAACtatcatactgttatattttgGATGTACTTGATATGTTAATTCAATAATTTAAGAACTAAATGAcagatttgggggccaaaaagggcccaaaccatacatacacTGAAGTACTTATATCAATTTGATTGAAAGGAATATCACAGTcaagttttatatatatgttaaaaatttGACCACTTCTGGTAATGGACATGAAAGTTTGCTAGATCACTTACTCTTGGCTTCTCTTTCGTCGTTTTCTCAGGAATCCACCTTCTGGGAATAAAATGATCCATTTCTGCAATGACTTTTTGAATATTGAACTTAAATGTTTTCCCAGTAGTGTCAGCTGTTCCTCTCTGCCTACTTTACCCTGATAAAAACAATCCAATGTTGAATTAGTTTGCTGGGTGGTAATGACAAGGATTTATcggtgagaaggatttgtcacatGGGGGATACATGGAGAGTGCTTTTGTgattgtgcactgaccgtgataTTGGGCGatgactgattttcctttgatatccgccatTGCAAcatttgatgtagcttgcgggt
This genomic window contains:
- the LOC138317908 gene encoding acyl-CoA:lysophosphatidylglycerol acyltransferase 1-like; the protein is MDLPLPLRLLRYSLRIAYVIFNNIITIPSYITWTLLLFPVKCLAPNIFWTLEPVFFKGLLAFITFWVSSGGYRIMESGDQLDKILNAKAILLVNHQSTSDVPVVMASFQPKGLVVGHMMWIMDYVFKFTNFGWISYFHGDFFIQQGKVGREEQLTLLGKHLSSIFKKSLQKWIILFPEGGFLRKRRKRSQDFAKKHDYPVLQHVTLPRLGAIQVVINTLCENNHPSVVEKQQSKEDPSSKLTRIDWIVDMTIGYPQAEPLDLHGICIGYWAPRDISVHYRVYPINQVPTHNTELFTHWLYDRYHEKDKFLEQFYTNNVNLEDSDKEQRQQPRMKRQSVDLDLISLLFFHLFYATSGYVFWCYLYSPVFSIVSSCLAFLF